The window ACATAGTGGCTTGACTCCTACCGGCGGGGGGCATGAACAACAGTAAGTTGGTGTTGGTGGCGTTTGTTCCGCTTTGCCTTTCAAACTAAGCACCAACGGCAACGCTTTCCGGTCGGAGACCGGCTGATTTAGTACACACGAGTGTACCTGTGGAACACTCGCGAGAGACAGAGTTTGTAAGCCGGAATGTGTTATTATACTACCGGGTAGTTTTTGCGGGCAGCCAGCAGTTCACCAAAGAGCCCGTTTTTTCTTCCGGGGTTTTCGTCAGCTGCATCGTACTCGTTGCACTAAAGAGCGTATTTCCATCCGTGCCCAGGTTCCATAAATCGCCGCGGAGAAACACCTGCATGCCCGCTTTCAACCCCGGCAGGGCAGCAAGTCTCTGTGCACTGTATTTCATCCATGCCTCCTGTTCCGTTATCTGCTTCACATCAGCCTTATCTACATCCGAAGGGGTGGTTGCACCGCTGTACCCATTCCATTGTTCCTGCATGGTATTCTCGCCTGTTACAAAAGATGGAACCGCCAGCATGTCGATTGGTTTATCCGCTATTTCGCTGAAGTTTTCAGGGTACCAGGCATCCGCACAAATCAGCACCGCCAAATTTCCGGCAGGGGTACGATACACCGGGATTTTTTCTTTGACCACGCCTGTGGAAAAAGACAGTTCCTCTTCAATCGGGAAGCGCTTTTTTGTCAAAGGAGAAAGCACCTTTCCGTTTTTATCAAACACCGCAGCGATGTTATGGAGGCTGCCGCCTTTATGAATTTCTATTTTTCCGTTTTGCACGTAAGGTTCCGGCAAAACAACAGAACCGGCTACTATGGTTACGCCAAATTCTTTAGAAAGTTTTGAAAACGTATGCTGATAGATGTCCCGCATCTTTGCCGCTTTCATTTTAAAGACGGCTTCTTTACCCTTTTCTTTTGCATTTGTAAACAGGTATGCCCACCCGAATTTCCCGAGGTTGGAGTATACAATGTTCTTCAGGGCATCCGTCACAGATGTGTCTTTATAGATTCCGGTTTTTTCATTCGCCGCCACCAGCCATGTTCCGATGTACTCGGGCAGCACAACCACTGTAGAATCATTGAGTAATTTCTTTTGCTGTGCGAGGTTCAGGTAGTAATGCAGCATGTTGTAATACGCCTGCTCCGATGAAAAATCATAGGTATGCAGGTATGGTGATAACGCCAGAACATTTCCGTTGCCTGTATTCGTTCCGTAACTTTCATAATTGCCGATAACGTATCTCGGGAAGAGTGATTGTACGGATTTCATTCTGCCTGAGGCCGCCCAGAAATTGTAGGCTGCTATCAACAGTAACAAAAAACAGAGGGGGTATTTAAATTTTTTCACTCTATAAAAATACGAAAAGCATCGATAAAGCAGGCAATGCTCTGAAAGTTGTCAACTGTTGTGCTCTGCAAGCGCATCATTCTGTTTAATCAGCTGACAGACGCTTGTCGTCCAGATTCATGGAGGGTGCTTTGTGAACCGCCCAGCTTTTCAGTACACCACTCAGTTCGAGCCGGCAATCATAATGCAGATGAGAGACGTGACGGATTTGTTCGAAAAAGGCAAGAGCTGAATCAACCTGTTTTGACATACAAAATAGGATACATTCTTTAAAGATTTAATTAATTGGTTGGCATGTGTTTTCAGAATATCCGGCATCCAAAAGCATGTTTTTACAAAAAAGTGTACCCCAGAGTGTACTCCTAGACATAATTTAAAGTAAAAACGCCTCATAAACTATTCATTTACAAGGCGTCCTAAAAAATGTTGGTGGTGTGGGGCGGGATCGAACCGCCGACACAAGGATTTTCAGTCCTTTGCTCTACCGACTGAGCTACCGCACCATGTCAACTCCAATTATTTCCTGTGTATTTACTTCCCGAAAATAAATTGGTGTGCAAAAATACTATATTATTTCAAAGAAACAATAGAAAACAGTATAATTGTAGATGGAAAAAATGATCAGCGACACAAGATACCATATCAACAAGTATCTTTTAGCATTTATTCTTTCCTTTACCATCCTCTGTTTTTTCCTGGTATTGAACCATGAAATCTATTTACCCATTGGCAGCAACATTTCAGATTTTACCGGAGATGGAATTAAAATTTTTTCACTTTTGCTTATTACCTCAGATACGACAATGACCTGCATTTTTCGGGGTTATTTTATCCCTACCGAGAGCATATCATTTACATGGATGCCCAGCCGTTATGGGTATGGATAATAAAAACGATAGAAACCATTTACCTTTCATGAAGAAATTCCAATGGGTTATATTCAGTTCATTATTATGCTTAGTATATTTTTCTGTGGTTACTTTAACCTTCTGCTTATTATTAATTTCTGTGCAGACTTGCGAAGTTATTCCTCGGGATAGCTCACCTGACAACTCCTGTATTGATCTAATAAGCACAGACTATCCATGCCTCTTTTTTATCCGAAACAACGCCCTGAACATTTGCCAGCTATCACTAATAAGATGAACTTTAGACCCCTTTATGTCAATGCATCTAACAGGCAGGAAGTTAATGCTAATATTCAGTTTCTTCAGCAAAAAATGTACTTCAACGTCAAAGGCAAATCGCTCTTCCGATATATTATTAAAAACCTGTTTTGCCAATGAGGATGGATATAGCTTATACCCACACTGTGTATCCCTGACGGAAATGCCTGTTATCTGCTGTATAAAGAAAGCATAGATCCTGCCAATAATTCTCCTATGCAAGAACAGCTTCATTTCCTGATTGTCTTTGCCTAGTTCTCTCGATCCGAAGTATACCTCATTTATTTTTGTAAAGTCAATCCACTCCATATTCACCCACTCGTCAATCTGATCCATGGAATAGGAAAGGTCGGCATCATTGCAAAGTACCCAGGGTTGTGTTACTGTCATGATACCTTCTTTAACCGCATTACCCTTGCCTCTGTTGGTTTGAACCGGGATAATCTTGATATTAAATTGAGGATATTTGGATTGCATCTGTCGCAGATACCTGACGGTAGAATCCGTACTGCCATCATCCACAAATATGATTTCTTTAATCAGCTGATGCTGGTTATTATATTCTTTCAATCCCTGTTCCAGCAGATAAATCCTCTTTTCCTCGTTATATAATGCAAAAACCAATGTAATCATCTTGCCTGTCTTTCAGCTAACCTTTTTTCTTAATCTCTTTAAAACTCCAGTCCGTTTATCCTTTTGTACGGAGTTGAGTCCAATGTAAAATACCTCTTTCTTAAGCTTATCTCATGAATCGGCTCCTCCCACGGCACCCCCAGGAATAACTGATTATTATTTATTTCCTCTAATTTCTTCTTGTCTGTATTGAGGTATATTGTCTGTGTTTTCCCGCTCACGGTACTCAATAATAATGTTTCGTATGGCAACGCCCAACCAACGAGTATCTTGTCATGTTTAATCTCGTTGTCTTCCACAAAGAACTTGGCTATATTATTTTCCCTTCCATAAGCAAATATTGATTCGAGGTATTTTACCCTCGCCTTGTAAATCGTTTCTGATTTCATCCGTGCCAGCCCTAAGAGGGACAGAATAAACGCCATAAAGATGAATGTGTTCTTATACTCCATCAAATTCTTTTCTGCATACACCAGGAAAACGATTAACGGGAATACAGAAATTGCCGCCATGTAGCATTCCATATACCCTAACGACTCTCCGTTTGGTATAGACAAATAGACCAATAAATACAAGGCAAGATATCCCAACGGCAACGCTGCCGCCAGCAGCCATTTCCGCCGCCAGCATAAATAAATGATAAACCCATAAAACAAAAACTTTGTCACCGGCAGCCGATGGTTGAACGTTTGCCGCCAGAAAAAAGTAAGGTAGGACTTATCTATCGCTTTCCACGAAAAGACGTTTATGTCTATACCGGATAATTTTCCCGCCTCATATCCGCTTTTAAAGAACGTGATTTTGACAATCAGAATGAGGATTGCCAGGACGATAAAATGGATATACCGGATATTAGGTTCTATCAGGTGCAGACAGAACAATATTATCATTGCCACTACATAATAAAAAGGATGAATAAGGGAGATACTCAGCAGCAGAGCAACACCCACCCCGTACCATATTGTTAGCGGAATGGGTTTCTCCTTATTCCTGTCGTTAAACGTCAGGAAGGCCATTATAAATACCATTACCGCAGAAGAAAAAATCATCTCTGTCGGATAAAAGTAGCCGTAATGCAAAAAGAGGTGTGTACACAACAATGCACCCCACGCTAAGAATTCAGACTTGAGCAGATACCGTATCAGCAGAAAACCAGCAACATATACCAAAGCAAAATTGACAGAATAACCAATCATTACGATTCGCAAAGGGGCGGATAATTTAATCAGGAGCAGGGGAAGCCATTGTGAAATGACACTAATCGCACGGCCGGATTCAATGTTAAATCCTTCACTCTGTATCATCTTGTATAAATAATACCCGGTATCTCCGTAAGTTATCCTGGCTTTATAGTAATACACCGCCATTCCCAAGTACCACCCCAAAATGATGTAGGGGAACAGACTTAAGGCTTTCTGCCTGAAAGAGAAGAGTTTCTGAAATAGCTTATTCCCTCTGTTATATTCCTTTAAAGAAACATTTCTGTTTAACAAGACAAATACTGCAACGCTGTAAAAAACCGGGACAAGGAATAAATAGGTATAAGGAACCTGAATGAAACCATAAAATATTGAAAAATATATTTTTACTGCCCCTGCTAAATATATCCCGGAGTCTAACGCTTTTCGTTTCAGCCAATAAATTACGGATAGTATCAAAGTGGTCGACAACACTAAGTAGAAATGTGTCTTTTGAAGGAAAGTAAACCGTTCTTCTATACTACCACTCTTATATTTGAAAACCCATGATGCAAATCCGGTGCCGTTAAAAATATGCAAAGGCAACCCGTTGGTGTCCAGATGCCTCCATTCTCCGATGCCGGCCCTTGAATAGGCAGATGCCCATTCTTCAGGCAAACTCCAATTATTGTAAAATATAGGCACCATAATCACCGATACCAATACGGTAATTAGCATAACCAGAAAAAAGGATCTTTTAACTCCTGTTTCTTTTAACTCAACCAGTAAGAAGAGTGGTAATAAAACGACTACTGAATACCTTGTTAACAAACAAAGGAGAATAGCAATAAATTTCAGATACGTGTTTTTGTTGAGAATGC is drawn from Sphingobacteriales bacterium and contains these coding sequences:
- a CDS encoding glycosyltransferase — protein: MITLVFALYNEEKRIYLLEQGLKEYNNQHQLIKEIIFVDDGSTDSTVRYLRQMQSKYPQFNIKIIPVQTNRGKGNAVKEGIMTVTQPWVLCNDADLSYSMDQIDEWVNMEWIDFTKINEVYFGSRELGKDNQEMKLFLHRRIIGRIYAFFIQQITGISVRDTQCGYKLYPSSLAKQVFNNISEERFAFDVEVHFLLKKLNISINFLPVRCIDIKGSKVHLISDSWQMFRALFRIKKRHG
- a CDS encoding carbon-nitrogen hydrolase — encoded protein: MLLLIAAYNFWAASGRMKSVQSLFPRYVIGNYESYGTNTGNGNVLALSPYLHTYDFSSEQAYYNMLHYYLNLAQQKKLLNDSTVVVLPEYIGTWLVAANEKTGIYKDTSVTDALKNIVYSNLGKFGWAYLFTNAKEKGKEAVFKMKAAKMRDIYQHTFSKLSKEFGVTIVAGSVVLPEPYVQNGKIEIHKGGSLHNIAAVFDKNGKVLSPLTKKRFPIEEELSFSTGVVKEKIPVYRTPAGNLAVLICADAWYPENFSEIADKPIDMLAVPSFVTGENTMQEQWNGYSGATTPSDVDKADVKQITEQEAWMKYSAQRLAALPGLKAGMQVFLRGDLWNLGTDGNTLFSATSTMQLTKTPEEKTGSLVNCWLPAKTTR